A DNA window from Cutaneotrichosporon cavernicola HIS019 DNA, chromosome: 2 contains the following coding sequences:
- a CDS encoding uncharacterized protein (Cytochrome P450): MSESVLASGAARVFTAIASLSALQAVGYLFLGVVVGLLGTWIYLYPYSSIVSSSRNLPGPPSEHFIAGNLLYLTRREHPRPIYQAWIDKYGPTGRLRGLMGVQRIYTADPVAISHIFQNADQWPKSKSTGIMLRRMLGNGLITAEGTDHRRQRRVLNPAFSPRAVKEMTPIFFDKARSVREKFAQLLEEPTNEARVLVNMDTLETHENGGPIDVGLLMEQATLDTIGAAGFDYDFATLFSRRSELLDAFHSAIKAMQASALVSALQNRFVLFNALPTPGQKLGKASRATMNRVGDRIVAQKTQAITRMGIEKDTDIGTADLLSRLIRANMATDLEDRERLTHREVQAQICTFIFAGSETTGVALTWALYRLATNKSMQDRLRAELVTLGEHPDIDEIHGLPFLEKFTREILRMDSPVPAVGREPASKTTLPLSRPVRGRDGKMIDAVTVDKGTEVAILIGNVNRDPAIWGPDAHEFNPDRYDSPALASVPGVYGNLLTFIGGPRNCIGWRLALAEFKIILFTLLRAYELAEVPGTELRSETTLGIMRTRSNHEGLVVPLLVRPVGE; the protein is encoded by the exons ATGTCTGAATCGGTCCTGGCCAGTGGTGCCGCCCGCGTCTTCACGGCCATTGCCTCCCTCTCGGCCCTCCAGGCGGTGGGAtacctcttcctcggcgtcgtcgtcggcctcctgGGTACTTGGATCTACCTGTACCCCTACTCGTCGATTGTATCGTCAAGCCGCAACCTCCCCGGCCCACCAAGCGAGCACTTCATCGCCGGCAACCTTCTCTACTTGACCCGCCGGGAGCACCCGCGCCCAATCTACCAGGCCTGGATTGACAAGTATGGACCCACCGGCCGCCTCCGCGGCCTCATGGGCGTACAGCGCATCTACACGGCCGATCCTGTGGCTATTTCGCACATTTTCCAGAACGCGGACCAGTGGCCTAAGAGCAAGAGCACGGGGATCATGCTCCGCCGCATGCTCGGTAATGGCCTTATCACGGCCGAGGGGACcgaccaccgccgccagcgccgcgtATTGAATCCCGCGTTTAGCCCGCGCGCAGTCAAGGAGATGACGCCAATCTTCTTTGACAAGGCGCGCTCTGTGCGTGAGAAGTTTgcccagctcctcgaggagccAACCAACGAGGCTCGCGTACTTGTCAACATGGACACTCTGGAAACTCACGAGAATGGTGGCCCgatcgacgtcggcctGCTCATGGAACAGGCAACGCTTGACACTATTGGTGCTGCGGGCTTTGACTATGACTTTGCGACCCTGTTTTCGCGCCGCAGCGAACTGCTTGATGCATTCCACTCGGCTATCAAGGCTATGCAGGCGAGTGCGCTCGTCAGCGCCCTCCAGAACCGCTTCGTACTCTTCAACGCCCTTCCCACACCGGGGCAAAAGTTGGGCAAGGCGAGCCGCGCCACGATGAaccgcgtcggcgacagGATTGTTGCGCAGAAGACGCAAGCAATCACCCGCATGGGCATTGAAAAGGACACGGACATCGGGACGGCCGATCTGCTGAGCCGGCTCATCCGCGCCAACATGGccaccgacctcgaggaccgcgagcgcctcacCCATCGCGAGGTGCAAGCGCAGATCTGCACTTTT atctTTGCGGGATCCGAGACCAcgggcgtcgcgctcacTTGGGCGCTGTACCGCCTCGCGACGAACAAGTCCATGCAGGACCGtctgcgcgccgagctggtcACGCTGGGCGAGCACCCCGATAT CGACGAGATCCACGGCCTCCCTTTCCTGGAGAAGTTCACGCGCGAAATCTTACGCATGGACTCGCCCGTCCCCGccgtcggccgcgagcCCGCGTCCAAAACGACTCTACCCCTCTCGCGTCCCGTTCGGGGCCGCGACGGGAAGATGATCGACGCGGTCACCGTCGACAAGGGCACCGAGGTTGCCATTC TCATCGGCAACGTCAACCGCGACCCGGCAATCTGGGGTCCCGACGCGCACGAGTTCAACCCCGACCGGTATGACTcgcccgccctcgcctccgTGCCGGGCGTGTACGGCAACCTGCTCACGTTTATTGGCGGGCCGCGTAACTGCATTGGATGGCGTCTGGCACTCGCAGAGTTCAAGATCATCCTCTTTACCCTGCTACGGGCTtacgagctcgccgaggtgccGGGGACGGAGCTGCGTAGCGAGACGACGCTGGGGATCATGCGTACGCGCTCGAACCACGAGGGCTTGGTTGTGCCCCTGCTTGTGCGGCCTGTTGGCGAGTAA
- a CDS encoding uncharacterized protein (phospholipase C): MPIHVVTYGGIAVHGLTVNGGAHTLNINGNRVTIDAIDSDDVLMNVQRPGEGQGNVHVPTLPDHDRGRGWRRLGCAAPGVLAYGVDSDKVVILPRGGVDWMAVLPDGRALADLCIPGTHESAALSGGFISECQSVDIKQQLVDGVRFFDIRLKLVNGELKIYHGVQPQNSTLQQQVTWIEEFLRQHPRETVIASIKQENADEERFPEAVEEMLKRSGMWRFDEPLPTHGQCRGRAQFFSRFGKKHGEQFPNGQGIKPLRWPNSVQNGFVEQVHGIDFRVQDWYDTDNIPDKAAACIAHLEPTLSPRGLGSDSNHPYSLTFLSAGRLNSPPAYMASGTGAGAVSKTIAVTTSLFAANKRAGDEGGVNARVGAWLLQNAFQGRRPRATLMLDFYRDTGGPEGGMAELIASLNYINLNE; this comes from the exons ATGCCAATTCACGTCGTCACATATGGCGGTATCGCAGTACACGGCCTCACCGTCAACGGTGGTGCGCACACCCTCAACATTAATGGCAACCGCGTGAccatcgacgccatcgaCTCGGATGATGTCCTCATGAACGTCCAGCGCCCTGGCGAGGGACAGGGCAACGTCCACGTGCCCACGCTACCCGACCACGACCGCGGTCGCGGCTGGCGTCGTCTTGGTTGTGCGGCTCCTGGCGTGCTCGCATacggcgtcgacagcgacaaggtcgtcatcctcccccgcggcggcgtcgactggATGGCGGTGTTGCCGGACGGCCGAGCGCTCGCAGACCTGTGCATCCCGGGTACACACGAGAGCGCGGCTCTCAGTGGCG GTTTCATCTCCGAGTGTCAGAGTGTCGACATCAAGCAGCAGCTTGTCGACGGCGTTCGCTTCTTCGACATTCGCCTCAAGCTGGTCAACGGCGAGTTGAAGA TCTACCACGGCGTCCAGCCCCAAAACTCGACGCTCCAGCAACAAGTGACCTGGATCGAGGAGTTCCTGCGCCAGCACCCTCGTGAGACCGTCATCGCCAGCATCAAGCAGGAGAatgcggacgaggagcgcttCCCtgaggccgtcgaggagatgctCAAGCGCAGTGGCATGTGGCGCTTCGACGAGCCGTTGCCGACCCATGGCCAGTGCCGCGGGCGCGCGCAGTTCTTCTCGCGATTCGGGAAGAAGCACGGCGAGCAGTTCCCCAATGGCCAGGGTATCAAGCCGCTGCGATGGCCGAACTCGGTCCAGAACGGTTTTGTGGAGCAGGTGCATGGCATCGACTTCCGAGTACAAGATTG GTACGACACTGACAACATCCCGGACAAGGCCGCTGCGTGCATCGCTCACCTCGAGCCGACCCTATCTCCACGCGGTCTCGGCAGCGACTCAAACCACCCATACTCGCTAACGTTCCTGTCGGCGGGCAGGCTCAACAGCCCGCCGGCATACATGGCGAGCGGAACGGGTGCGGGAGCCGTCTCGAAGACGATTGCAGTGACCACGTCCCTCTTTGCGGCGAACAAGCGTGCCGGTGACGAGGGAGGCGTGAACGCTCGTGTTGGCGCCTGGCTCCTTCAAAACGCGTTCCAAGGCCGCCGTCCACGCGCGACCCTCATGCTCGACTTCTACCGCGATACCGGTGGCCCCGAGGGCGGAATGGCCGAGCTCATTGCAAGCCTCAATTACATCAACCTCAACGAGTAG
- a CDS encoding uncharacterized protein (Major Facilitator Superfamily) yields the protein MSSEKIHDPDYFAPPLGEEAPLSLKRDWSDEEEKRAKRKLDFLIMPILTLGFFCLQLDRGNISNALTDNFLKDIGITQNQFNVGQQMLSLGIVLFEVPSNMVLYRVGPGKWLTLQLFLFGIVSTFQAFQTGYSAFILTRFLLGLTESGFIPGGLWTLSTWYTRSETAKRVMFFYFGNQIGQASSKLLAYGILHMRGVGGKTGWFWLFVLMGGFTILGGFVFGFCLPDSFANPRSTFLPWYDGWFTERELHILRGRVLLDDPAKGKKKKSIDSGAFKRAFFNWRLWIHLLVTLCNNGPQRGFDTYSPSIVNSFGYGHLKSNAMASVGFWIQVPLSYLFSYVSDHFNRRGETVLVGLSCHLLGYIFNLSFSGRTSKGVRYFGVIWTQAFGTFSHPLNIAWMSLTARDSEERALAMAMVIMGANTAGIYGAQIFRSEDKPLYRRAFGIGIGVLTVGVLLAAVRYVDHRITKRRAKQSTAPHNETVVGSSPGSEKDYGSTTADSHSKV from the exons ATGTCTTCGGAAAAGATCCACGACCCCGACTACTTTGCCCCTCCTctgggagaggaggcgccTCTTTCCCTCAAGCGCGACTGGTCCGATGAGGAGGAAAAGCGGGCCAAGCGCAA gctgGACTTTCTCATCATGCCGATTCTGACCCTCGGCTTCTTCTGTCTTC AACTCGACCGCGGGAACATTTCGAACGCGCTCACAGACAACTTTCTCAAGGATATTGGGATCACGCAGAACCAGTTCAATGTCGGGCAGCAGATGCTGTCGCTCGGCATCGTGCTCTTCGAGGTACCGAGCAATATGGTGCTCTACCGTGTCGGCCCTGGCAAGTGGCTCACCCTCCAACTTTTTCTCTTTGGCATTGTCTCGACATTCCAGGCCTTCCAGACTGGGTACAGCGCATTCATCCTCACGCGCttccttcttggcctcaCTGAGTCCGGCTTTATTCCTGGTGGTCTCTGGACGCTAAGCACGTGGTACACGCGTTCTGAAACCGCCAAGCGTGTCATGTTCTTCTACTTTGGCAACCAGATTGGTCAGGCGagctccaagctcctcgcctACGGTATTCTCCACATGCGCGGTGTTGGAGGCAAGACGGGCTGGTTCTGGCTCTTCGTCCTCATGGGCGGATTCACCATTCTCGGCGGCTTCGTGTTTGGTTTTTGCCTCCCCGACTCGTTTGCCAACCCCCGCTCGACCTTTTTGCCGTGGTACGACGGCTGGTTcaccgagcgcgagctgcaTATCCTGCGCGGCCGTGTGCTTCTTGACGACCCAGCCAAaggcaagaagaagaagagtATCGATAGTGGAGCATTCAAGCGGGCATTCTTCAACTGGCGTCTTTGGATCCATCTTCTTGTGACGCTCTGCAATAACGGCCCGCAACGTGGATTCGACACCTACTCGCCGTCGATTGTCAACTCGTTTGGTTACGGCCACCTCAAGTCGAACGCTATGGCCTCTGTCGGTTTCTGGATCCAAGTACCCCTCTCCTACCTCTTTTCATACGTGAGCGACCACTTCaaccgccgcggcgagacCGTTCTCGTCGGTCTCAGCTGCCACCTCCTAGGCTACATTTTCAacctctccttctccggcCGCACGAGCAAAGGCGTACGCTACTTTGGCGTCATCTGGACACAGGCGTTTGGCACTTTCTCACATCCCCTCAATATCGCGTGGATGAGCCTAACGGCCCGCGACTCGGAGGaacgcgccctcgccatggccatggTCATTATGGGCGCCAACACTGCAGGTATTTACGGCGCGCAGATCTTCCGCTCAGAGGACAAGCCGCTGTATCGCAGAGCCTTCGGGATCGGGATCGGCGTGCTCACTGTTGGTGTGCTCCTCGCTGCTGTCCGCTATGTCGACCACCGTATCACCAAGCGCCGTGCCAAGCAGTCGACCGCGCCGCACAACGAAACTGTTGtcggctcgtcgccggGGTCGGAGAAAGACTACGGGTCGACCACGGCCGACTCGCACTCCAAGGTTTAA
- a CDS encoding uncharacterized protein (Homogentisate 1,2-dioxygenase) produces the protein MTISSANAKTGYDQLEYHPGFGSAFRSESVPNSLPKYAHVPEKVPYGLYTEGMTGSAFTAPRASNRRSWLYRIRPSAVHNPYEEYTGNNTLVYNFNQDNTDEVTSTPQQLRWDPLKVKGAENLDFVDSIRTICGAGNAQMKSGTAVHWYQFGKDMDNKAFYSSDGDFLFLPVKGELLIQTEYGRMHVPPCHIAVVQRNMKFTVSRVGDHSPNEPASGYMFEVFNNHFVLPDLGPIGGNGLANIEDFETPTACYEDTDDQWTIVNKYGGKLFQYTQDHSPYDVVSWLGNYVPYRYDLQKFCSVGNISFDHADPSLQCVLQVPSETPGTSIIDFCAFPRRWSAVNDTFRPPWFHRNIVTEFMAAVAGYAAPKDGCNLHNPGTAHGPDAASTEMGYSGKIPDGPIQVGAEGSMICLIETYLPLNPTKWALEESGCLQPNCNDQWLGIKRHHTLPESSYAG, from the exons ATGACCATCTCTTCGGCCAACGCCAAGACAGGATACGACCAACTCGAGTACCACC CGGGTTTTGGCTCGGCCTTTCGCTCCGAGTCGGTGCCCAACTCACTGCCAAAGTATGCCCACGTCCCCGAGAAAGTGCCCTACGGCCTGTACACGGAGGGCATGACAGGATCTGCGTTCACCGCACCTCGCGCGTCGAACCGCCGCTCGTGGCTGTACCGTATCCGTCCGTCGGCCGTCCACAACCCGTACGAGGAGTACACGGGCAACAACACGCTCGTCTACAACTTCAACCAGGACAACACTGACGAGGTTACGAGCACGCCGCAGCAGCTCCGCTGGGACCcgctcaaggtcaagggTGCTGAGAACCTCGACTTTGTCGACTCGATCCGCACCATCTGCGGTGCAGGCAACGCGCAGATGAAGAGTGGCACAGCCGTCCACTGGTATCAGTTCGGAAAGGATATGGACAACAAGGCATTCTACTCGTCGGATGGCGACTTTCTTTTCCTCCCAGTCAAGGGCGAACTCCTCATCCAGACCGAGTATGGGCGGATGCACGTCCCTCCATGCCATATTGCCGTCGTGCAGCGCAACATGAAATTTACGGTTTCGCGGGTCGGCGACCATTCGCCCAATGAGCCCGCGTCGGGATACATGTTCGAAGTGTTTAATAATCACTTTGTGCTGCCCGACCTCGGACCAATTGGCGGTAATGGCCTGGCCAACATTGAGGACTTTGAGACGCCGACAGCCTGCTACGAGGACACGGACGACCAGTGGACCATTGTCAACAAGTACGGCGGTAAGCTATTCCAGTACACTCAGGACCACAGTCCGTACGACGTTGTCTCTTGGCTTGGCAACTACGTGCCATACCGGTACGACCTGCAAAAGTTCTGCTCGGTCGGCAACATTTCATTTGACCACGCCGATCCTTCACTCCAGTGCGTACTCCAAGTACCCTCCGAAACGCCGGGTACGTCGATTATCGACTTTTGCGCCTTCCCACGCCGCTGGAGCGCCGTCAACGACACTTTCCGTCCGCCCTGGTTCCACCGCAACATTGTCACCGAGTTCATGGCGGCCGTTGCGGGATACGCTGCACCTAAAGACGGGTGCAACCTCCACAACCCAGGCACAGCACATGGCCCCGATGCTGCAAGTACCGAGATGGGATACTCGGGCAAGATTCCCGATGGACCGATCCAAGTCGGCGCAGAGGGCTCGATGATCTGCCTCATCGAGACCTACTTGCCACTCAACCCGACCAAGTGGGCCCTCGAGGAGTCGGGTTGCCTCCAACCAAACTGCAACGACCAGTGGCTCGGCATCAAGCGCCACCACACCCTCCCCGAGTCGTCGTATGCCGGTTAG